AACAACGAGCAGGGAAAAAAACTTTCCAAAAGGGATGGTGCGACGGATGTGATGGAGTATAAGGCGCTTGGTTTCCTGCCTGAGGCCCTGCTCAACTTCCTAGTGCGTCTCGGCTGGAGTCACGGCGACCAGGAGATCTTCTCCGTGGAAGAGATGATAGAGCTGTTCGACCCGAAAGATATTAACAAGTCTGCTTCCAACTACAATCTTGACAAACTGCTTTGGCTCAATGCCCACTATATCAAGAACAAGAGTAACAGCGAACTGGCAGAACTTTTGAAGCCGTTTGGTGTGGATATCAGTGAACACGACAAGCTTGAAATGCTGCTCGATGCGACCAAAGAGCGTGGGAAAACACTTGTAGAACTGGCTGAGCAGATCAAGCTTATCCTCACTGCTCCGACAGACTATGACGAGAAGGCTGTCAAAAAAGCTTTCAAGGGAGAGGCAAAAGAGATCCTGACGGATTTCATCGCGATGCTGCAGACCTGGGAGAAACCGCTGCATCTTCCGGTAGATTACCATGAAGTAATGGAGAAGATCGTTGCGGAGAAGGAGATCGGGTTCGGGAAGATCGGTATGCCGCTTCGTGTCAGCCTGCTGGGAAGCATGACCGGCGCAGGGATGGACGAAGTGATGGCGATCATAGGAGTGGATGAGACGATCGATCGTATAGAGAGAGCGGTATCAACGATCGCGTAGGGTGCTGTGAGGGCACAGCACCCTACGTGTTCAAAAACTTTTTTAAAGACCTCTTCTCCCTGTATCCCATCGTATAATAGATCTGTTCCAGATACCAGGTGAGCTGTTTGGGGGTGATCCCTCTCTGTTTCGCTTCTTTTTTCAAGATATACTGCGGGATACGTACTTTTGTACGGGCAAACTGCTTTGCCAGGTTTTCCACCTGTACTCCGTTTTTGTTATAGCATAGTCTGGCAAAGACAAAGGGCAGACCTGTTTTTTCATACCATGCCTCTGCAAGGTCTATGCCTTCACCTCCGCCCAGGTAATACTTGAGTGCAGCATCACCTATGAGTACCCTGCCTTTGAGACCCAGTACTTTTGCCAGTCGGTTGGATGTGGCGGAAGCGGGATCATATTGGTCTTCTCCCTCCCGCAGCAAGACACTGTAGACTTTTTTATCTGCGATGATGCCCAGGTCCGTACATCCGAACTTTCTGGATTCGATTGATGAAATGAAAGCGGCATTGACCTCTTTCCTTTTGAGTGACCTATTGATCTGTGAGGGAACAGCACGTTTATAGCGGAAAGCCATTTTTGCCGAGGAACTTTTGAGGTAGCGTTTGAGAAAGAGCTGGAAAGGGAGAAGGTTTAGATAGCTGATAGAACCAAATAGCATACCACTCCCTTTTTTAAGCGTAATTATACCAAACAAGAATTATAATCGCCTCAGATTGCATAAAGGCTTTTTAATGATAAAAGTGGAATTTCTTGGTCCTATCGGCAAAGCACCCTTAGAGATGGAAGCAGCGACGCTTGCAGATGTTGCTGAAAAACTCAAAGAAGACGGTACGGTCAAAGAGTGGCTGCCAAAATGTGCAGTAGCACTGAACAATACGATGGTAAGTGATTTGAACACACCGCTAAAAGAGGGAGACAAGATATCTATCCTTCCGCCGGTTTGTGGAGGCTGAGTTATGGAACTGTATAACGGTCCCTTGGATGTCAAAGAGATCTTTGGAAGGTGGCTGGATGAAGAGGCCCAGTCCAACTACGGTGCGTATATTCCTTTTGTGGGAACGATACGTGCAGAAGAGGAGATAGAAGCGCTCAGTTTCGATATCTATGAACCGGTACTTCAGAAGTGGTTCGATGAGTGGCAGGAGAAAGCGAGGGCACGGGGAGCAGTGGTCAAAATGGCACATGCGATCGGTGATGTGCCCGTCCACACCTCTTCGTATGTTTCCGCGGTATTCTCTCCCAAACGCCGTGTGGCACTGGAGCTGATAGAAGAATTTGTAGAAGATTTCAAAGCCAATGCGCCGATCTGGAAATATGATGTGAAGAACGGTGAACGTATCTATGCAGAAGATCGGAGTACACCGATGGACGGAGCAGGGTTGCTGGCGTAATCCTGCGAGTGAAGAGTGATTGTAAGCATTGCGTTGCAATGCTTATACTGAATAGAGGGTGGCGTGAAATACGATACAAACCTACATTATTAATTATGCATTGTTAAGTATTAAATAAAAAGCGAAACAGGTTTCGCAAGAGCCGTCCGCTGAGGATGGTGCATCAAAAAGAGCTTTGCTCTTTTTGAAATCAGTATAAAAAGGGAACTTTTCACATGATACACTTTGATGAATCGATGACACTCCTTGAGGGGCTGCAGATCGAGAAGTACAAAACAAAAAAACTCTATATCATGGAGGCGCAGGGGTATGTCCTGGCAGAAGATGTGGTGGCTGACCACAACTCTCCGGAATTCCCGACAGCAGCCATGGACGGCTATGCCCTGAATCATGATGATATAGCCATGGGCAGGCTCAAGATAGCCAGTATCAATCCTGCCGGATCTGCTTTGAAAGATGAAGTGATCGGTGGTACCTGCATCAAGACTTTTACGGGTTCTTTGATGCCCAAAGGTGCAGATACACTCATTCCCATTGAAAATGTGGAAGTGGATGATGACGAGATCATTATCAAAGAGGAAGTCCCCCAGGGATTTTCCGTACGTGAAGTGGGAGAGAACTATGCCAAAGGACAGAAACTCATTGAAGCGGGAACAAAGATCGATTTTCCCCAAATCGGTGTGATGGCAGGACTGAACATTGTTTCTGTCATGGTCTATGAAAAACCGACGGTCGCCGTACTCTCTACGGGCTCCGAACTGCTTGATCTGGGAGAAGTACAGACAAATGATGCCCAGATACGCTCATCGAACAACTACACTGTCGAAGCAATCGTCCGGAAATATGACGGCATACCCATGCAGCTTGGATGCATCAAGGATGACAAAGCAAGTATCCAAAAAGCTATGGCGGAAGCGCTTGAGAAGAGTGATATCGTTGTGACCACCGGCGGTGTAAGTGTAGGTGATTTTGATTTTGTTAAAGACGTGATCACCGAACTGGGTTGCGAAGTAGTGTTCAAAGGAGTACGTATCAAGCCCGGACAGCACATTGTCGTGGCACGCAAAGGGGACAAGTTTATTGTCGGGCTTCCCGGATTTGCCTACTCCTCAACGGTCACGGCACTTCTGTATGTTGTGCCTCTGATAGAAAAACTGCAGAGAGGAAAGTCTTCCCTGAAAAAAGTGAAAGCCAAACTGAAAGAGCCTTTCATCAAACGTGCCAAAAAAGCGGAGTTCACTGCCTGTAACGTCTCTTTGCTTCAGGGAGAGTATTATGTTGACTTCAAAGGAAAGAAGGTGGGTACCTCTGCCATTCTGACCAATATGCTTGGAAATGTCGCCCTGCTTGTCACTTCAGAGGATGATACCTCCAAAGGGGTAGGGGATGAAGTGGACGTGCTTCTGCTTGCATAGCATCCGGGTTATACAAAATCAAATTTAAATTTGATTTTGTATTATACCCACTTCGCTCTGATCTTCAGAAAGAGTGCAAATTCCGCTGCCGTTCTGCATCCTGAGTTCATAGCTTCACTTAAGAGGTTTCTGTTTCTTTTAAAATCCATTTTAAATCCTTTTTCTTTTTTTAACGCCATATATGTCAAATTGTATGTAAAAGTATAAAAATAGTTAAAAAATATGTCAAATTGTCATACATTTAGGAAAAACATATTATAATTTGAAATATAAATATGAAAGAGGAGTGAAAAATGGTGAATTTCAATGAAATAATAGAAAAACTCAAAGATGTGATCTCTGAAACGAAGATCGGAGGGAAGGTCTTTGACAAAGATGTCGCCCAGGCGCTTAATATCCCCCAGGCAACCTTTGCCACAATGAAAAAAAGGAATTCCATTCCTTACGAAGAGATACTCGAGTTCTGTGCCCTTAAAAAGATATCAGTCAACTGGCTCTTCTTTGACCAGGCGGTCGATATGCTCAAGGAGCAGACAGAAAAGTTCTTTCAGGTACGCTACTTCTCTGACATACGGGCAAGCGCGGGCGGCGGGGCGGAAGTTTTTGATGAGAATTACGAAACGATCACTGTTGATGAGAAGATCATGCACAATATGGTAGGGGTGGGAAACACAGAGCTTGAAGCCATTCATGTGGATGGTGAGTCAATGGAACCGACACTGCAGGATGGCTCCATCGTGTTTGTAGACAGGAACCAGACTAATATCAACAAAGACGGCATTTTCATCGCTTCAACCACTGCAGGACTTTTCATCAAGCGTATCCGCCAGAGAGCGGATGGAATGGTGGAGCTCATCTCGGATAATAAAGCCTACTCTCCCGAAGTGCTGGCGCCGGATGAGGTCAGTATTGTGGGGAAAGTCGTTGGGAATATTGAATCGCTTTGATTTCTGTAGGGTGCGTGTCTACGCACCTTACGCGAAGAAGATGTACATTTTAGGTTTAATGATTTCCCGCACATGCTACACATCTGACACTTTCCGGACGTACGGACATCCGGCCTGTGCCTATCTCCTCTTCACACTCTATACAGATACCGAACATCGGTTTGTCGATACGAAGCAGGGCATTCCGGAGTCTGGTGAGCCGGACCTTTGACTCGTCGAGTATCTTGTTGTTGACATGCTGTTCACCCATCGCTTCGAGCCGGGTGAGTCGTCCCAGTGAACAGTCCGGAGAAATGGGTTTGACCTTCTCTTCGAGTGTGCTGATCTGCTCTTTGAGCGTTTCGATGTCTTCTTCTATCTTTGTGCGTATATTTTCTTTTTCTTCTTGTGTCATTTGTATCTCTTTATGGTATAGTTGATAATCATTATAGCAAAAGGATCTCTGTGAAACATCTGGTGTTGTTTTTTTTACTTCTTTCCGGAGTCACCTGGGCCAAACCGGCATATACCAATGCACTCATCCATGAAGATTCTCCCTATCTTCAACAGCATGCGCACAATCCTGTGAACTGGTACCCTTGGGGCAAGGAAGTGTTTGAGAAAGCCGGGAAAGAACACAAATTCATTTTTCTCTCCATCGGCTACAGTACCTGCCACTGGTGCCATGAGATGGAGAAGGAGAGCTTTACGGATGAAACGGTAGCCAAATTACTGAATGATGACTTTGTGTCCATCAAGGTGGATAGAGAAGAATACCCCCAGATAGACAAGAAGTATCAGCAGCTCTATATGGACTATTATGGTAAAAGGGGAGGGTGGCCTCTGAGTGTGTTTATGACGCCGGAAGGCGAAGTGTTCCATCTGGGGACATACATACCCAAAGAGGAAGGATACGGCTCCAAAGGATTGCTGAATATGCTGCCTGCCTTTGCCTCATTAAGGCAGAACAAAACAGCACTGCAAAAACGGATAGTCAAATATAGGCAGGCTCAGGCAAAAAATGCTTCCCGTAAAAAACTTACGCAGGATATCACAAAAGAGCTGCTCAAAAAAACGGTGAACGATATAGAAAAAGAGTTTGACAGGGAAAACGGTGGATTTGCTTCCCGTCCCAAGTTCCCGGAAGCTTCCAAGATAGTGCTGCTCCTGACCATTTACAGACTGAACAGTGACAAAAGGGCCTACAGCATGGCCGATACGACACTGAGAAAAATGGCCCGAAGCGGGCTTTACGACCAGATAGGGGGAGGATTTTTCCGCTACACGACAGACCGGGAATGGCAGAGCCCGCATTTCGAGAAAATGCTCTATACCAATGCCGAACTGATCCCGGTGTATGTGCAGATGTATGAAGAGACGAAGGACCCTATGTACAAAAGGGTCGTGCAGGAGACCATAGCGCAGATACGGGAGCACTTTATGCAAGAGGACCTCTACTTTTCCGCAAGCGATGCGGACAGTGACGGAGAAGAGGGCGGTTATTTCATTTACAATTACGACGAAGTGAAAGACGCACTTTTGAAAAAAGGATTGAGCATTTCTGAGACAGAAGAAGCGCTTGCCTATTTGGGGATAGAGGAGGATGGTAATGTGGATGGAGAACTTTCCCTCCCGCATATTACAGGAAGCAAAGAACCTTCAAGGCTCAAAGAGGTCAAACGCTACCTGAAGAAACTGCGCAAAACGAGGCGCTTCCCTTTTGTGGATACAAAGATCATTACGGCATGGAATGCGATGATGGTCAAAGCGCTTTTTGTTGCTTCCCGAGTTGATTCGGAGTATCTTGATGATGCAAAAAAGAGTTTGGAAAAACTCTGGATGCTGATGCGTCGTGACGGAAAGCTTTACCATCAGACACTTTACGGAAAAGCACCCAAACAGAAAGCAATATTGGAAGACTATGCTTTTTTGACGGATGCCCTGATAGAAGGTTATGAACGGAGTTATGACGAGCGTTATCTCTCTTGGGCAAAAATATTGTGCGAAGAGGCGGTGGAGAAGTTTTACCGAAAGGGTATCTGGTATCTTAGTGACGATCGGGTCAGAACCTTGGCCGATCTTGACGACCGGTACTATACTTCGGCACTCAGCGTAATGCTGGAGTCGCTTCTGAAGACAGCAGCATTGAACGAAGATCTGAACTATCTGGCTGTCGTAAAAAAAACCGTGGAGATGCAGGGGGCTGTACTGCAGAAGAGTCCGGCAAAAGCTCCCCGGTTTACGGAACTCTATCTTCTCCTCAAAAAAGGTGATGTTATCATCCATGCGAATAGGCAAATGTTACTTGATGCGCACAAAGAGATTGATAGTATAGGGTATCCTTTCGTTTTAAGCAAAGTTGAACAGAGTGACGAGTATCTTGCCTGCAAGATCAACACCTGTTTTGCACATGACAAGAATATAACGCAGTTGATTGAAAAGATTAAAAAGGCGGTGAAGTAGTATGCTGACCATGAACGAAGACCTTGAGGATGCGCTGAAACAGTACATCATACTGCTGGATAAGGGGGAATACTTTGATGCGCATGAAGTACTGGAAGAAGCCTGGCACCCCCTGCGTCTGAAAAAGGACCCTCTGGCAAACCTTGCCAAAGGCCTGATCAACGGTGCCGTTGCTTTTGAACATTTGAAGCTCAATAAAAGTAATGCAAGTGAAAAGGCGCGCAAGGTCATGACATCCTACGAGAAGCATAAAGAGATTTATTCAGATGAGATAAGGTATGCGATCCTGTTTAAAGCTGCCTGTATTAAGATTGAAGAGTTGAAAAGCGCATATCCGGAAGTGTGGTACTGATGTTCTGGTATCACGATATGACAAAGCATTCCTATGTTTCCGTGCGGCAAAACCCTAACTACCTCTCTTGGGAAGATCAGCCGGGTACCTACAAGAATTATCCTGGCAGTTATCCAAAATATAAGCTCGACCTTGAAAACGAAGAAGCGAATTTCCTTTTCCATATTGCAGGACTGACGGCAAAGAAAAGCTATCCGGGCGGTGAATACTACTTGCGTATCAATCCCTCCGCGGGCGCGCTGTATCCCAATGAACTCTATTTTCAGGCCCGTGGCGTAGAGGGGATAAAAGACGGTATCTATCATTATGAGGTCAGTTCAAGCTCTCTGACCCTGCTTCATGAGATCAGTGAAACGGAAGGGCTGGAGCCCTATTTCGGGTACAAGACGGCGATGAAAGGCTATCTTTTCCTGGTCTCGGCTATCTGTTACCGCTCTTCGTGGAAATACAGGAACAGGGCGTTCCGCTACTGCCTTTTGGATGCAGGACATCTCCTGGGGAGCGTGGAAGCGGCAGCACTGTTGAAACCCCATGCCGTACAGATGGTCTATGGTATTGAAAGAGAAACACTGAACAGGATGTTCGGTTTTGAAGATCGAGAGTGGTTTGTGTCAGGCTGCAGTGTAGCCGTACCTTTGGCCGGACAGGAGGTGAAGGGCATCGAATTCGAACTGCCCTATGTGGACGGCAGCCGTACTTTTGAGAAAAATCCTCTCATTGAAGAAGCTTATGAAGCTACGATGCAGCTTCAGGGATGCAAAAAGAGTATCAGGGCTCCAAAATTCACTTATCAGAAAGAGAGGCTGAGAGAAACGATCTTTCAGCGCAGGTCCCAGAGAGGGTTTCATGAAGGAGCCATTACCAAAGGGCAATTCAATTTCATCATGGAGACACTCATCCAGCCCGTTTTGAGCGACTGTGACGAAGAGGTGAATATCTATGTGGCCGTCAACCGTGTGCTGGATATGCCCTTGGGGCTGTACAAAGACGGAGCCTACCTGAAATACGGCGACTTCTCTCAAAAAGCCGGCTATCTGTGTCTGGAACAGTACAGTCTTGCTGCGCAGGGAGCCCTTGTATTTTTCCTGACCTCCAAAGGGGAAAACTATCAGGCACTTTACCAGAAAGCGGGTATCATTGGCCACCGGCTCTATATTGCATCACTCTACCTTGGTATCGGATGTTCCGGTATCGGTGCCTATTATGACGATGAGGTTAATGACTTTCTGGAAAATGACGAGATGGTGCTTTACGCTTTGGCGATAGGGAAGTAGAGATCAACTCTCTACATTTTTGTTTTTTTGCATACGCAGGATAAGGTATCCTGCGGCAGCCGAAAGAAATGATCCAAGTAGAATGGCCAGCTTGTCGGCATAGTGATATATCTGTGTATCATCGTAGGCAAGGGAATCCACAAAGAGACTCATAGTAAATCCGATCCCTGTCAATACACTTACCCCGTAGAGCATCATCCAGCTGCTCTCCTTGGGCAAAGAGGCTATACCCATTTTGATGGCCAGCCATGAGAATCCGAATACCCCTACCTGTTTACCGACAAAGAGCCCCAGCATGATCCCCAGAGGAACAGGACCGCTCATCGCTTCGAGAGAAATCCCTTTGAGATCTACGCCCGCATTGACAAAGGCAAACAGAGGAAGGATCAGGAAGGCAACCCAGTAATGCAGGTCGTGCTCCATCTCTTTTGCCATGGAAAAGCGATTCCCCTTTTTGTCTTTGGACTCCATAGGGATCATAAAAGCAAGTGCTACTCCCGCCAGGGTGGCATGTACACCGGATTTCAGTACCGATACCCACAATATAATACCTATGACGATGTAAGCTGATTTGATCGCGACATCCATACGGTTCATGATGAAAAGTATGGCAAGGGAAATGGCTGCGACAGTAATGGAAAGCGTGGAAAGGTCAGTCGTATAAAAAAGGGCTATGATCACAATGGCACCCAGGTCATCGATGATGGCCAGGGCCATTAGAAAGATTTTCAGCGAAAGTGGCACACGGGGCCCCAGCAGAGATAAGATTCCCAATGCAAAAGCAATATCGGTCGCTGTAGGAATGGCCCATCCGTTCATCGCAAATGATTCGCCTTTGTTGAAAAGAATGAAAATCAGTGCAGGTACGATCATTCCTCCGACTGCAGCTATACCTGGAAGCGTGATCTGTTTCAGGGAAGAGAGATGCCCCTCCATGACCTCCCTTTTTACCTCCAGCCCGATGAGGAAGAAAAAGATAGCCATCAGCCCATCGTTGACCCACAAAAGAAGCGGCTTGGCTATATGAAGTGCACCAAAACGTATCTCTACGGGTGTATGCAGAAAGCTGGTGTAGGCGGCACTGAGAAAACTGTTTTGCAGGATGAGTGCCAGAACAGTGACAATGATCAGCAGTATACCGGCAGAAGACTCTTTTTTTATAAATGATGTAATGGTGTCCATAAAGCTCTCTTTACCCAATATTTGACACGGAGGCACAACACGCTTTATTAAGAATACTGTTCCAGGATCGGGGTTTTATAAAATATTTCAAATATACTAACATGAATAGGCTAACAATGTTTAGCATACATGTTGTATCAAGGAACTTTCTGCTCTTACTGTATCATATCCTGAATCTGTATCCCTGTTCCCCAAGCAGGGTGCGCAGAGGCTCCTGTACTTCTCCCTGGAATTCGAGCGTGTCGTTTCTGACCGTACCGCCTGTGCTCAGTTTGGACTTGAGTGTTTTGAGAAGCTTTTTGAGTGCATCTTCTTCCAGAAAGAAAGGCTTGACAATCGTTACGGTCTTTCCTCGCCGTTTTTCCCTGGCGAAATGCAAGCGGTGTTTATCGGGTGTTTTGATTTCGGTTTTCTCTTTGCTGCTCTGTTTACTTTTGTTGTCTGACTGCCAGCCATCACCAAGATCGCTACCCATTTCAAACAGATTTTTCTTTGATTTTGCCATACTGTATTCCTAAACTCCCGGTGCTTTCCACATGGATGTTGTCAGCCCCAGGTCCACCAGGGCAAGCTGCGCTGCATAGACTTTCTGCCATTTTTCTGCTATTTCCCTATATCCCCTGTGGTGATCCATATTGGGATGATACGTCTTGTCCCAGGTCACCAGCTGCTGAGCCGCTTTGGGAATGCTCTCATAGATGCCTGTACCGGCACCCGCAGCCATTGCTGCGCCCAGTGCGGTTGCTTCGGTCACAGTGGGAATCCTGATGCGGCACCCTGTGACATCTGAAAGTATCTGGCACCAGAGTTCCCCTTTGCTTGCTCCTCCGGCAAAGACGATCTCCTCAAAGTCCAGGCCGGTAAAGGCTTTGACCTTTTCCAGGTTGATCTCCGAGACGATACAGGCGTTCTCTTCGAGGCTTCTGAACATGGAGGCTTTATTGCATATTTCCGGATCGATAGAAAGGTTGATGAAGGAAGGGGCTGCATGGTACCATTTGCCATACTTCATACTGTCGGAAAAAATGGGTATGATCCCGTAGGATCCGACCGGTACGGTTTTGGCTTTTTCTTCGAGGATCGCATAGGCATCCCTGTCACTGTTCTCAGCTTCCAGTTTTTCCAGATCACAAAAAGCATCCCTGAACCAGCGCATGATCAGCCCACTGAAAAAGGTGATCCCCTCAGCCTGGGAGAGTCCTTCGACTACGTGTGGATTGACACGGATACCCATATTTTCCGGTGGAGGGGTGTCGCTTTTGATGTTGACCACCTGTTGCCAGAAAGAACCGCCAAGGATGGCAACCTGCCCTTCTTTGACCACACCCAGTCCGGCAGAACCAAGCTGCACATCACCTCCACCCATCACTACTTTTGTAGCCGTGGAAAGTCCGGTTTTATCAGCGGCATCATCCGTGACGCTGCCGATGGCGGTACCGGGTTCGAGTACGGGAGGGAAGATATCGGCTTTCAGTCCAACCTTCTCTGCCATGGAGGGTACCCACGTGCGCTCTTTAAGAGAGAAGATACCGGTGGTCCCGCCGTTACTGGGGTCTGTTGCAATGATGCCGGAGAGTTTTGCCAGTATCCAGTCCCCTATCATCGATACGGAAGCGACTTTCTCATAAAGTTTGGGCCGATTGTTCTTCAGCCATAGAATTCTGGGCAGTGCGCCCAGTGCAAAAGTTTGTCCGGACAGGGCATAGAATGCTTCTTCAATGTCCGGGAACTGCTCTTTGAGATATCTTACTTCTTCGGCAGCTCTGGCATCGACATTGGCCACACCCCAGAGGGCTTCTCCGTTTTCATCATAAAGTACGATCCCCTCACGCATACTGGTCGCACTCACAGCGGCGATATCACTTCCCTGAAGCCGTGCCTGATCAAGCGCATCCCTGATGCAGGCAGTCACCAGTACCCAGTTGTGTTCCGTATCGAAGGTCATACTGTTCGGTACGCCTTCCTCCTCTATGTGTGTCCACTCTTGCTGCGAAGCGGAGATCTGATTGCCTTTTGTATCGAAGATGACTGCTCTGATACTTCCTGTTCCCGCATCGATCGCCATGAGGTATTGCATCGGTTTGTTTCCTTTACTGTTTAGGCCTTTCGGCTTGTATTTTGACCGTATGCTGATGTCCACTTTGGTGCGTGTTACGCACCCTACGCTTTAAGCTTTGCCTGTTCAAGTTCCCAGTATTCCATTTCGAAACTCTCTTTTTCACTGATGCTTCGGTACCCTCCGAGCTGGTCTGCTCTGAGTACAGCTTTCATTGTGTGCGCCACAATATCCTTGAGAATGTCCGCTTCTTTCTCATCCT
This DNA window, taken from Sulfurovum lithotrophicum, encodes the following:
- the lsrK gene encoding autoinducer-2 kinase, translating into MQYLMAIDAGTGSIRAVIFDTKGNQISASQQEWTHIEEEGVPNSMTFDTEHNWVLVTACIRDALDQARLQGSDIAAVSATSMREGIVLYDENGEALWGVANVDARAAEEVRYLKEQFPDIEEAFYALSGQTFALGALPRILWLKNNRPKLYEKVASVSMIGDWILAKLSGIIATDPSNGGTTGIFSLKERTWVPSMAEKVGLKADIFPPVLEPGTAIGSVTDDAADKTGLSTATKVVMGGGDVQLGSAGLGVVKEGQVAILGGSFWQQVVNIKSDTPPPENMGIRVNPHVVEGLSQAEGITFFSGLIMRWFRDAFCDLEKLEAENSDRDAYAILEEKAKTVPVGSYGIIPIFSDSMKYGKWYHAAPSFINLSIDPEICNKASMFRSLEENACIVSEINLEKVKAFTGLDFEEIVFAGGASKGELWCQILSDVTGCRIRIPTVTEATALGAAMAAGAGTGIYESIPKAAQQLVTWDKTYHPNMDHHRGYREIAEKWQKVYAAQLALVDLGLTTSMWKAPGV
- a CDS encoding translation initiation factor SUI1, whose protein sequence is MAKSKKNLFEMGSDLGDGWQSDNKSKQSSKEKTEIKTPDKHRLHFAREKRRGKTVTIVKPFFLEEDALKKLLKTLKSKLSTGGTVRNDTLEFQGEVQEPLRTLLGEQGYRFRI